One window of the Rufibacter radiotolerans genome contains the following:
- a CDS encoding PorP/SprF family type IX secretion system membrane protein — translation MKRIIIVMLTLLASTASSWAQHRSQFSQYIFNQLVINPAYAGSKETLTLNAFHRTQWTGLKGAPNTQTFSIDGLTKNERIGLGFHATRDEIFAQNRKNLEVDAAVKLPVSETGILSFGLAAGISHFAVDGSKLITGNDQMDPAVIAAQKETTWSPSLKAGIFYHTERFYAGVSVTDLLGIDKDINYDPERHYFFNIGYVADISHNIKVKPSIMLKENFDGPTNVDFNAFFLFGERIWLGASYRTAMNIFKNDFEAKGLSSKDALVAMAELFVTKRMRLGYAYDFTLHGNLNDLSTHEISVGYSFLKKEPTKMVTPRYF, via the coding sequence ATGAAACGAATTATAATAGTAATGCTCACCCTGCTGGCCTCCACGGCCAGCAGTTGGGCACAACACCGGTCACAGTTTTCCCAGTATATTTTCAACCAACTGGTGATCAACCCGGCCTACGCCGGCAGCAAGGAAACCCTTACCTTGAACGCCTTCCACCGCACGCAGTGGACCGGCCTTAAAGGCGCTCCCAACACCCAGACCTTCAGTATTGACGGGCTTACCAAAAACGAACGCATAGGCCTTGGCTTCCATGCCACCCGCGATGAGATTTTCGCGCAGAACCGCAAGAACCTTGAGGTAGACGCCGCCGTGAAGTTACCGGTAAGCGAGACGGGCATCCTTTCCTTCGGCTTGGCCGCGGGCATTTCCCACTTTGCCGTTGACGGCTCCAAGCTGATCACCGGCAATGACCAAATGGACCCCGCAGTAATAGCTGCCCAGAAGGAAACCACCTGGAGCCCCAGCTTGAAGGCCGGTATCTTCTACCACACAGAGCGTTTCTACGCGGGCGTTTCCGTGACCGATTTATTGGGCATTGACAAAGACATCAACTATGACCCGGAGCGCCATTACTTCTTCAACATTGGGTACGTGGCAGACATCAGCCATAACATCAAGGTGAAACCCAGCATTATGCTCAAGGAGAATTTTGACGGCCCTACCAACGTAGACTTCAACGCTTTCTTCCTGTTTGGCGAGCGCATCTGGCTGGGCGCCAGCTACCGTACGGCCATGAACATCTTCAAGAATGACTTTGAGGCCAAAGGCCTGAGCTCCAAAGATGCGTTAGTGGCCATGGCCGAGCTGTTTGTGACCAAGCGCATGCGCTTGGGCTATGCCTATGACTTTACGCTGCACGGCAACCTGAATGACCTGAGCACCCATGAAATATCTGTTGGCTATAGCTTCCTGAAGAAGGAACCTACCAAAATGGTTACCCCGCGGTATTTCTAA
- a CDS encoding ice-binding family protein: MNKLLLVIAALFAISSTTYAQTLTAPSLGMAGEFAVLGSNAVNSTGSSIIYGDLGTSPGLLVTGFPTGIVLGDTERGTVAAATAKSDVVRVYNELAQFTPTQNLTGQTLGAGFIPSEAAVRGTTLTRGVYRFDGNARISGRLKFDGQSNPGSVFIIQVNGDLVIDAGSAINVINANPNNVFFRVTGNVTIGTGGLIGTPSTLSGNIIAQNNALLSLCTTLVGRVLSTSGDITLNNNNISLPEPIGSSGGGGGGGGTGTANLSITKTANGSTFVIGDNVIYTIRVTNSGAADATNVTVEDKLPAGLTFVPPADADRGTYDANTGIWTIGTLPANQTATLRLTAKTTAIGEITNIAVIGNGGGTDQATICVRPARPNVVGAQEVCTGGSVTYTVSNVSAGVTNLAIVVPMNSGLTIESQSLTGFTIRAGANTAPGTYALTVVAVTTGNCQNSQAFPIELIVRAAPATPVITSPATALCAGATYQYSIAQPEAGVTYTWTVTGTGWERISAATGTTVQVKAGTGLGKVTVVASNPCGTATASTPDVTPGAAPATPVIVDNSGPCTGLTYSISNPTAGVTYTWTAPAGFTFTDNSTTMTGTSVTLKATNANAVGTLTVTASNATGSTCPSAAASVEVRAADAGTEIVIPTVFSPNGDGINDSFVIRNLLNFPDNDLTVYNRWGNEIFKTKNYRNNWMATGLEEATYFYVLRVRGCDGKDQVFRGPVQVVR, encoded by the coding sequence ATGAATAAACTTTTACTCGTAATAGCAGCTTTGTTTGCTATTTCCTCCACTACCTATGCGCAGACATTAACCGCCCCTTCTTTAGGAATGGCCGGCGAGTTTGCGGTACTGGGAAGTAATGCGGTTAACAGCACCGGCAGCAGTATTATCTACGGAGACCTGGGCACATCGCCAGGGCTTTTAGTGACCGGTTTCCCTACCGGCATAGTCTTAGGAGACACTGAGCGCGGCACTGTGGCAGCAGCCACCGCCAAATCTGATGTTGTGCGGGTCTACAATGAATTAGCCCAGTTCACCCCCACCCAGAACCTTACCGGCCAAACCTTAGGCGCCGGCTTTATCCCCAGTGAGGCTGCCGTACGCGGCACCACCCTTACCAGAGGCGTGTACCGTTTTGACGGCAATGCCCGCATTAGCGGCCGCCTGAAGTTTGACGGCCAGAGCAACCCCGGCTCCGTTTTCATTATTCAGGTGAACGGAGATCTGGTCATTGACGCAGGCTCTGCCATTAACGTGATCAACGCCAACCCCAATAACGTCTTCTTTAGAGTAACCGGTAACGTGACCATAGGCACCGGAGGCCTTATTGGAACTCCCTCTACCTTAAGTGGCAATATCATCGCTCAGAACAATGCCCTGTTGAGCCTTTGCACCACCCTGGTAGGCCGCGTGCTTTCCACCTCCGGTGATATCACTCTCAATAACAATAACATCTCCTTACCAGAACCTATCGGCTCAAGTGGTGGAGGAGGAGGTGGCGGCGGAACCGGCACGGCCAACCTCAGCATCACCAAAACCGCCAACGGCTCTACCTTCGTTATTGGCGACAATGTCATCTACACCATTAGAGTAACCAATTCCGGGGCTGCTGACGCGACCAATGTCACTGTGGAAGACAAACTTCCAGCGGGCCTGACCTTTGTTCCACCGGCAGACGCCGACCGTGGCACCTATGACGCCAACACCGGCATCTGGACCATTGGCACCTTACCGGCCAACCAAACGGCCACCTTACGCCTTACCGCCAAAACCACCGCTATTGGCGAGATCACCAACATTGCCGTGATTGGCAACGGCGGCGGCACTGACCAGGCTACCATCTGCGTGCGCCCAGCGCGTCCAAACGTGGTAGGTGCCCAGGAAGTATGCACCGGCGGTAGCGTTACCTACACGGTAAGCAATGTATCAGCGGGGGTTACCAACCTGGCCATAGTAGTACCGATGAACAGCGGCTTGACCATTGAATCACAGTCGCTCACTGGCTTTACTATTAGAGCAGGTGCCAATACGGCCCCAGGCACCTATGCCTTAACCGTGGTGGCGGTAACCACCGGAAACTGCCAGAACAGCCAGGCCTTCCCTATTGAGTTGATCGTGAGAGCGGCCCCGGCCACCCCGGTTATCACCAGCCCCGCCACCGCACTTTGTGCCGGAGCTACCTACCAGTACAGCATAGCCCAACCAGAGGCAGGCGTTACCTATACCTGGACCGTAACCGGCACCGGCTGGGAAAGAATCAGTGCTGCCACCGGCACCACCGTGCAAGTGAAAGCAGGCACTGGCCTAGGTAAAGTAACGGTAGTGGCTTCCAATCCTTGCGGAACGGCCACTGCTTCAACCCCAGACGTGACTCCGGGCGCGGCACCAGCTACTCCGGTCATTGTAGACAACAGCGGGCCATGCACAGGCTTAACCTACAGCATCTCTAACCCAACTGCCGGTGTTACCTACACCTGGACGGCCCCGGCCGGCTTCACCTTCACAGACAACAGCACTACCATGACCGGTACGTCTGTAACCCTGAAAGCTACCAACGCCAATGCGGTAGGCACCTTAACCGTGACCGCCAGCAACGCCACCGGGTCTACCTGCCCAAGCGCAGCCGCCTCTGTAGAGGTAAGAGCCGCAGACGCAGGTACTGAAATTGTGATCCCTACGGTGTTCAGCCCGAACGGCGACGGCATCAATGACAGCTTCGTCATCCGGAACCTGTTGAACTTCCCGGACAATGACCTGACCGTCTACAACCGTTGGGGCAACGAGATCTTCAAGACCAAAAATTACAGGAATAACTGGATGGCCACCGGCCTAGAGGAAGCCACCTACTTCTACGTGTTGCGCGTGAGAGGCTGTGACGGCAAAGACCAGGTATTCAGAGGTCCGGTGCAGGTAGTACGCTAA
- the lipA gene encoding lipoyl synthase codes for MIALPVIQPAEAQTKPRKPDWLRVKLPVGKEYAKVRQLVDTYKLHTICESGNCPNMGECWGAGTATFMILGNVCTRSCSFCAVATGRPTEYDLDEPRRVAEAIQLMGVKHAVITSVNRDELKDRGAAVWHETIALIKQLSPETTIETLIPDVKANWEALEVMISAGQEVVSHNIETVKNLYRQVRPQAKYDRSMEQLRRIKEYGKRTKTGIMLGLGETQEQVYEAMDDLAAVGLDILTLGQYLQPTKMHLEVAEFIHPDLFAHYKEEGLRRGLKYVESGPLVRSSYHAERHVHV; via the coding sequence TTGATTGCACTGCCGGTTATACAACCCGCTGAAGCTCAAACTAAACCCCGTAAGCCAGATTGGCTGCGCGTAAAACTGCCGGTGGGCAAAGAATACGCCAAAGTCAGACAACTGGTAGACACCTATAAACTACACACCATCTGCGAAAGCGGAAATTGCCCGAACATGGGGGAGTGCTGGGGAGCCGGCACGGCCACGTTCATGATTCTGGGCAACGTTTGTACCCGATCGTGCTCTTTCTGCGCCGTGGCCACGGGCCGCCCCACTGAATATGACCTGGACGAACCCCGCCGCGTAGCGGAAGCCATTCAACTCATGGGCGTGAAACATGCGGTCATCACCTCGGTGAACCGTGACGAGCTCAAGGACCGCGGCGCTGCCGTTTGGCATGAGACCATTGCCCTTATCAAGCAGCTTTCGCCGGAGACCACCATTGAAACCCTTATCCCAGACGTGAAAGCGAACTGGGAAGCCCTGGAGGTGATGATCTCCGCGGGCCAGGAAGTGGTATCGCATAACATTGAGACCGTAAAAAACCTGTACCGCCAGGTAAGGCCCCAGGCGAAGTATGACCGTAGCATGGAGCAACTCAGACGCATCAAAGAATACGGCAAGCGCACCAAGACCGGCATCATGCTAGGGCTGGGAGAAACGCAGGAGCAAGTGTATGAAGCCATGGATGACTTAGCAGCCGTCGGCCTGGACATCCTGACGCTGGGCCAGTACCTGCAACCCACCAAAATGCACCTGGAGGTAGCCGAGTTCATTCACCCGGACCTGTTCGCCCACTACAAAGAAGAAGGTTTGCGCCGCGGCCTCAAGTACGTGGAGTCTGGTCCCTTGGTGCGGTCCTCTTACCACGCTGAGCGCCACGTGCACGTATAG
- a CDS encoding OsmC family protein yields MSSMTLTYSGQLRTQGTHVASGNTVITDAPLDNNGRGEAYSPTDLVCSALGSCMMTIMGIVAERNAIDLTGMHMAITKKMAADPRRIAEIVLEVQMPARIFSDKEKALLENAARTCPVALSLHPDTTQTVTFLYA; encoded by the coding sequence ATGAGTTCAATGACGCTAACATATTCTGGCCAGCTCAGAACCCAGGGAACCCACGTGGCCTCTGGTAATACGGTAATCACAGATGCGCCTCTTGACAATAACGGCCGGGGGGAAGCCTACTCGCCAACAGATCTGGTGTGCAGCGCCCTGGGCAGCTGTATGATGACCATTATGGGCATTGTGGCCGAACGCAACGCCATTGACCTGACTGGCATGCATATGGCCATCACCAAAAAAATGGCCGCAGACCCACGGCGCATCGCTGAGATTGTGCTGGAGGTGCAAATGCCCGCCAGAATTTTTTCAGACAAAGAAAAGGCCCTGCTGGAAAATGCCGCCCGTACCTGCCCGGTGGCCCTGAGCCTGCACCCAGACACTACCCAAACCGTTACATTTCTGTACGCGTAA
- the ytxJ gene encoding bacillithiol system redox-active protein YtxJ, producing the protein MQWHHLTSIDQLTQIKEESKEQPVVIFKHSTHCSISATAKSRLERQWADADLGQVKPYYLDLIANRPISNEIAQVFEVRHESPQLLLIKDGQCHYHGSHLSINLQEVKKRSV; encoded by the coding sequence ATGCAGTGGCATCATTTAACCAGTATAGATCAACTCACCCAGATAAAAGAAGAGTCTAAGGAGCAACCGGTGGTCATCTTCAAGCACAGCACCCACTGTTCCATTAGCGCCACGGCCAAAAGCCGCCTGGAGCGCCAGTGGGCAGACGCAGACCTGGGCCAAGTGAAACCCTATTACCTGGACCTTATTGCCAACCGGCCCATCTCCAATGAAATAGCCCAGGTATTTGAAGTACGCCATGAGTCGCCGCAGCTGTTGCTCATCAAAGACGGTCAGTGCCACTACCACGGGTCCCATTTGAGCATTAACCTGCAGGAGGTAAAGAAGCGCTCTGTTTAG
- a CDS encoding alpha-ketoacid dehydrogenase subunit alpha/beta, which produces MKFNRKEYTDDDLLHLYRGILKPRMIEEKMLILLRQGKVSKWFSGIGQEAISVGSTLALDEDEYILPLHRNLGVFTCRQIPLDRLFAQFQGKRTGFTKGRDRSFHFGTNEHHIVGMISHLGPQLAVADGIALAEMLDKREKVTLVYSGDGGASEGDFHEALNVAAVWGLPVIFIIENNGYGLSTPSNEQFKCQYFIDKGPAYGIDALQIDGNNVLEVYDTVRQAAYSIRKNPRPMLIEAMTFRMRGHEEASGTKYVPQELFERWSKKDPVENFEKYLLDEKVLTPKSMAAIREEFKEEIERGLEIAHNTPMPTPDVKEEIADMYQPFIQTEIKPKDTSRTERRYVDAISDALRQSLERYPELVIMGQDIAEYGGVFKVTEGFVEKFGKERIRNTPLCESAILGIGLGMSIKKKKAVVEMQFADFVTAGFNQIVNNLAKSHYRWGQNADVVVRMPTGAGAAAGPFHSQSNEAWFFHTPGLKIVYPSTPYDAKGLLNASIEDPNPVMFFEHKLLYRSIAEPVPDDYYTLEIGRARLVQEGTDFSIITYGMGVHWAKQLLQTMPDVSADVLDLRTLLPWDKEAVRQTVHKTGRVIVLHEDTLTGGIGAEIAAWISENCFTQLDGPVIRVGSLDTAIPFAPPLEQEFLPVKRLREKVEALLSF; this is translated from the coding sequence ATGAAATTTAACCGCAAAGAATACACCGACGACGACCTGCTGCACCTGTACCGCGGCATTCTCAAGCCCCGCATGATTGAGGAAAAAATGCTCATTCTGCTGCGTCAGGGCAAAGTAAGCAAGTGGTTCTCGGGCATCGGCCAGGAAGCCATCTCGGTGGGCTCCACCCTGGCCCTGGACGAGGACGAATACATCCTTCCCCTGCACCGCAACCTGGGCGTGTTCACCTGCCGCCAGATTCCCCTGGACCGTCTTTTCGCGCAGTTCCAGGGCAAGCGCACCGGTTTTACCAAAGGCAGAGACCGGTCCTTCCACTTCGGCACCAACGAACACCACATTGTGGGCATGATTTCCCACCTGGGCCCGCAGCTAGCTGTGGCCGATGGTATTGCCCTGGCCGAGATGCTGGATAAGCGCGAGAAAGTAACCCTGGTGTACAGCGGTGACGGCGGCGCCAGCGAAGGCGATTTTCATGAGGCGTTGAACGTAGCCGCCGTGTGGGGCCTGCCCGTTATCTTCATTATAGAAAACAACGGCTACGGCCTTTCCACGCCCAGCAACGAGCAGTTCAAGTGCCAGTACTTCATAGACAAAGGCCCCGCCTACGGCATTGATGCCCTGCAGATAGACGGCAACAACGTGCTGGAAGTCTATGACACCGTGCGCCAGGCGGCCTACAGCATCAGAAAGAACCCGCGCCCCATGCTCATTGAGGCCATGACGTTCAGGATGCGCGGCCATGAGGAAGCCTCGGGCACCAAGTACGTGCCGCAGGAGCTGTTTGAGCGCTGGAGCAAGAAAGACCCGGTAGAGAACTTTGAGAAATACCTGCTGGACGAGAAGGTGCTTACGCCAAAGTCCATGGCCGCCATTAGGGAGGAGTTCAAGGAGGAGATTGAGCGCGGGCTGGAGATTGCCCACAACACGCCCATGCCTACCCCAGACGTGAAGGAAGAGATTGCCGACATGTACCAGCCGTTCATCCAGACGGAGATCAAACCCAAAGACACCAGCCGCACCGAACGCCGCTACGTAGACGCCATCTCAGACGCCCTGCGCCAGAGCCTGGAGCGCTACCCAGAGCTGGTGATCATGGGCCAGGACATAGCCGAGTACGGCGGGGTGTTCAAGGTGACCGAGGGCTTCGTGGAGAAGTTTGGGAAGGAACGCATCCGTAATACACCACTGTGCGAGAGCGCCATCCTGGGCATTGGCCTGGGCATGTCCATCAAGAAAAAGAAAGCGGTGGTAGAGATGCAGTTCGCTGACTTTGTGACCGCCGGCTTTAACCAGATCGTGAATAACCTGGCCAAGAGCCATTACCGCTGGGGCCAGAACGCCGATGTGGTGGTGCGCATGCCTACCGGCGCAGGCGCCGCGGCAGGTCCGTTCCACTCGCAGAGCAACGAGGCCTGGTTTTTCCACACGCCCGGCCTCAAGATTGTGTACCCGTCAACGCCCTATGACGCCAAGGGCCTGCTAAACGCCTCCATTGAAGACCCTAACCCAGTCATGTTCTTTGAGCATAAGCTGCTGTACCGCTCCATTGCCGAGCCTGTTCCGGACGATTACTACACCCTGGAAATCGGGCGTGCCCGCCTGGTGCAGGAAGGCACCGACTTCTCCATCATCACCTACGGCATGGGCGTGCACTGGGCCAAGCAGCTCCTGCAGACCATGCCAGACGTGAGCGCCGATGTGCTGGACCTGCGCACCCTGCTGCCATGGGACAAGGAGGCCGTGCGCCAGACCGTGCACAAAACCGGCCGCGTGATTGTGCTGCATGAAGACACGCTCACCGGCGGCATTGGCGCCGAGATTGCCGCCTGGATCTCTGAGAACTGCTTCACGCAGCTGGATGGCCCGGTGATACGGGTAGGCAGCCTGGACACCGCCATTCCGTTCGCCCCTCCGTTGGAGCAGGAGTTCCTGCCCGTGAAACGCCTGCGCGAGAAAGTAGAAGCGCTTTTAAGCTTTTAG